Proteins encoded within one genomic window of Ranitomeya variabilis isolate aRanVar5 chromosome 4, aRanVar5.hap1, whole genome shotgun sequence:
- the LOC143767891 gene encoding uncharacterized protein LOC143767891 yields MDQVVLRCLWAEVAKSLWDGFDSASAKDKGNFLKKLRTRWRSMKDRFNKGIRAAEEQARSGAAAAKSVPYKYNRALQFLRPVLGRRQTHSSTLERARPAGADLHESPSDPSQPSHSDSRLAPPSGEPAAGPSGVPLHEASGAPSFGNSRQRQRASDRPAMPEFLHLSTVFQNCFKALSDKMDTRLSSIERRLENLEAELSNPAKHFLSTIGKGMVEHLTPELQISVMQSCNNAYVRALQQARVMQSATLPVVPSLASMTPTPAAEPLQPPHPGPSAERRHHRHHSSVPPTPAPARPSSSRSHHSGGAAAVGKKRKHKRKRTRTEALAAPIQTTSTRRGSSRSRSSQSQPRTSQRLVLPPPSPTEVAVSSPLYPAEGLDLPSSLLDYRSTSSSSSSSSFSSPHSQKDTYHSPMVAQVDTP; encoded by the exons atggaccaggtggtgttgaggtgtttgtgggcagaggtggcaaagtcgctgtgggatggttttgacagtgcctcagcgaaggacaaaggcaactttc ttaaaaagttgaggaccagatggcgatccatgaaggaccgtttcaataaggggatccgtgctgcggaggagcaagctcggagtggtgctgctgcggccaagtctgtgCCATACAAGTACaacagggcactacagttcttaagaccggtccttggccgccgaca gacacacagcagcaccctcgagcgagctcgccccgcaggagcggaccttcatgaatcgccatctgacccgtcacagccctcccacagcgacagcaggcttgcaccaccatctggagaaccggcagccggtccatcaggtgttcccctgcacgaggcctctggcgcaccttcgtttgggaattcccgacagcgccagcgggcctcggacaggccagccatgcccgaatttttgcatttgagcacggttttccagaactgtttcaaggcgttgagcgataaaatggacactcgtctgtccagtatcgaacggcgccttgaaaatctggaagccgagctctcgaatccggccaaacattttttaagtactattggtaagggcatggtggaacaccttacgccggaactccagatttcggtgatgcaatcctgcaacaatgcctacgtgagggctctgcagcaggctcgggtcatgcagtcagcgacactgcctgtagtgccgtcgctggctagcatgactccgactcctgctgcagagccactccagccaccccaccctggtccaagtgccgagcgacgccaccacaggcaccatagcagtgtgccgccgactcctgctcctgccaggccctcatcctcccgcagccatcattctgggggagctgccgcaGTTGGaaagaaaagaaagcacaaaagaaagaggacacgcactgaggctctggctgctccaatacaaacaacaagtacacgtcggggctctagccgcagcaggagcagccagagccaaccaagaacctcgcaaaggctcgtgttgcctcctccctcccctacagaggtggcggtttcctccccattataccctgcggagggtttggacctgccatccagcctcctggactataggtcaacatcctcctcgtcgtcatcatcctcattttcctctccccattcccaaaaagatacataccattcccccatggtggcacaggttgataccccctaa